DNA sequence from the Candidatus Poribacteria bacterium genome:
TCTGTTGGTCCAGTGACCTGGAATATCAACCTACGGATGAAGACTACGAAAAAGCGGACGAAAAAACTTTACCGGTGCACCCGGATGGATTGCTAACCACAACGTGGGGGCGGCTCAAGCAGTAGTTTCGTCCGATTCATCAGGCGTTTTTGGCTCTAACTCTGCTTGACACTCGGCACAATAACCGATGATTTCATTACGGAAGCGCACGGCTTTAAAGTCGTGTGCTTCACACACCGCTTTCTGCAAAGCATCGATTTGCGGTTCTTTAAACTCAACAATCTGATTACACCGCAGGCAGATAAGGTGCGCATGCTCCCGAAGTGAATGAATACTCTCATAGCGAGTATTCTTCTGCGCGTCAATGAATTCTGTCAACAATCCACTTCTCACCAGCAGCGGCAACGTCCGATAGATCGTCGGTCGAGACACCAGATAGCCGTTTCGACGCATCTGAACCAAGAGATCTTCTGTCTGAAAATGTCCCGGATAGTCAAAGACCTGGTTTAAGATGTCCAATCGCTTTTGGGTCAAACGGAGTCCACAACTTTTCAGATAATCTTCAAACTGGTTTGCAAACTCTGTATCGCGAGTAGTTTCTTCAGCGGTTTCCATTTTCCGACCCCTTTCAACTGGACGCAAAAGACAGACGACGACACGGTGGCGCAAGATCGTTCTTCACAGCATACTTATAATAGAGTTCAAGACCTTTGATCGCAGGTTCATCTAAGTCGTATTTGATGTGATGTTGTAAATAATCGCGACAAAGCGTTTCGGACAAACCAAGCTTCCGCGCTTCAATCCGTGCGATCTCTGGGATTTGTGCGATACCACGTGCTTTTGATTCGAGGAGTACCTTCGGTAAATTACCAAGCTGCGCTTCTGTCCGGGCAACCCAACAAGCGTAGACAAAGGGTAAACCGGTTAACTTATACCACGCCTTACCAAGATCTAAGTTATATTCCGTTGAACCCAGATGCCTGAGAGCTGGATCCCCAATCAGGAGGACCGCATCAAAAGGTGGATCTTGGCGATCCTGAAGGGCAGTCTTTGGATTTACTGTCGGTCTGCACGTTGTGAACGCTGGGGAGATTCGATACTTCTCAGCCAGCAGAATTTTTAACAGCGCAATAGAGGAGCGGGAATTCGTATCGAGTCGACTGAAGAGTTGGATACTTTGGACGCTTCCGTGAGACGCAATGGATATATCAGGTAGGATACAGTAAGACGCATGCGAAGGATTCGCTCGAAAATATTCGATAGTCGAGATCAATCCTACCTCAATATCACCCCTACTTAAGGATAACGCGAGACGGCTCGGAGTATCAATACTGAATTCAATATCCGTTTGGATTTCCTCGTTCAATATCGGATGAATAAGCGGTTTAGTGTTTAGGAACGAGACCGCACCAACCCTTAAGCGGCTTTTCTGTACCACCGATTCCCCTCTCGAATGATCTCATTGTAAAGCGTATCACGCTCAACAGGCACGAAGCCAGCCTCCTCAATGAGGTGTGTGAGTGTCGAGACGGAAACCGCCTCTGGCGTGTCCGCTCCCGCCATGTGTGTGATTTTTTCCTCGGTTACGGTGCCATCAATATCATCAGCCCCGAAACGGAGTGCGACCTGTGCGGTTTTCAAGCCGGTCATTATCCAGTAAACTTTAATATGCGGCAAATTATCGAGCATCAAACGAGCAACAGCGATGTTCCGAAGATCGGTTAGCCCCGTCGTCGATGGGAGATACGCCATGCGAGTGTTCAAAGGATGAAACGCAAGTGGGATGAACGTCACAAAACCACCTGACTTATCCTGTTGTTCCCGCAGCCGAATGAAATGATCGACTCTATCCTCGTTTGTCTCAAGATGCCCGTAAAGCATCGTTGCATTTGTCGAAATACCGAGACGGTGTGCGATATCGTGAACCTCCAGCCATCCTTCTGCGCTCAGTTTTCCTGGGCAAATCTTCTCCCGCGTTTCTTCCGCAAATATTTCAGCACCGCCACCAGGCAACGAATCCAAACCCGCATCCCGTAATTCGGTTAAAACTTCTTCTATTGACATTTTAAAGATACGTGAGAAGTGGTGAATTTCAACAGCTGTGAAGAATTTGAGATGGACCTGTGGCATCCGTTCCTTCAGCCCGCGGATCATATCCAAGTAGTAATCGAAAGGTAATTTAGGATGTAAGCCACCAACACTATGAATTTCAGTGCATCCGTGCTCGATAGAATACATCGCCTTGTCTAAAAAATCATCAACACTCATTTCCCATGCCCCCTCGGTTTGCATGTTTTTCCGGGCGAAGGCACAAAAATGGCACCGGGCGTGTAGAATGCAGACATTTGAATAATCAATATGCTGGTTGATGTTGTAGTAAGTGACGTTTCCATTGAGACGTTCACGGGCATGGTTCGCTATAAATCCAACGCCTGTAATATCCGGACTTTCATAAAGCGAGACCCCTTCCTCAAAGGAGAGTCGTTCTTCTGCCTTGACTTTCTCATAGATTTCAGGCAACTTGGGGTCGGTAAAACGGCTATAGTTCTCCATCATTTCTTTTATCCTAATCGGTTCTCCATTTTCCTACGAATTTGGCAAGCCAAAACTTGCTATAGACAGTGAAAAATTGCTTGACAGTTGTCTCTTAATAAAGGTATTATAGCACAATAACTTTAAAGGATGCAAATCTTTTTTAGGTGTTAACAGTCAGCAGTTAGTTACACACCGTAGGAGCGGTTTGTAGATGCTTTTATGGGGTTTGGACACGCAAAGGGGAGCAGATAAACTTATGCCAAAATTAGGGCTTATTCATTACAACTACGCAAGTAAATCCCTTGACGATTTTCTGAAATTTACGAGTGAAACGGGATTTGACTACGTCGAATTACAAATTAGCGATGTATGGAACTCGGATGTTGCCAATCCTGAACAAAACGCCGAAGCCGTAAGAGCACAGGTTGAAGGTTACGGTTTACAGGTCTCTGCACTTGCTGCGGGGAACGATTTTGTTGTGTTGGAAGAGGAGGCTATCCAGTCCCAAGTGGCACGGATGGAACGCATCGCAGGACTTGCGAAACTTCTCGGCTCTTCAGTACTCCGCACTGAGGGTGGCTCCGCAAAAGATGCTGTCCCCGAAGGTCGATGGGTTGAAGCAATGGCTGGATGTCTCACACGATGCCTTGAATTCGCCGAACGTGATGAGGTCTACTTGGCAGTCGACAACCACGGCATCGTTACAAATGACGGTGACTTGCAGGTAGAACTCTTTGAACGTGTCGGTTCTAAATATGTCGGTGCCAACATGGACACAATGAATTACCGTTGGGCGGGTCACGATTTAAAAACCGTGGGCAGATATTATGAGATCGTCGCGCCTTATACATTACACACGCACCTCAAAGACGGGACAGGTTCGCGTGCGGATTACCGCGGTGAAGCACTCGGTGAGGGTGAAATAGATCTCACGAAAGCAATCCGCTGTCTCAGAGAGGCAGGCTATGAAGGTGTCTGGTGCTGCGAATATGAAGGTAGGGAAAACGATGGCACGGGTCAAAGAAAAAGCTTTACTTGGATGCAAGCGAACCTGTAACCAATGAATGAACACTCTCGTATCATTACACTAACAACCGATTTCGGCACAAGCGATACGTATGTCGGAACCATGAAAGGGGTCATCCTCGGTATTAATCCGAATGTGCAGATCGTTGACCTCACGCACGCTATCCCACCACAAGATATCTACGAAGCGGCTTTCTCAATTTATGCTGCCCACAGTTACTTTCCAAAAGGAACGATTCATATCATCGTGGTGGATCCAGGTGTAGGGAGTGATCGACAAGCAATAGTTAGCCACATAGACAAGGCATTCTTCGTCTGTCCCGACAATGGCGTGTTGAGTTATCTATTGCATAGTGCTGAGAACGAGGCAGCACAACCCGTGGATTCCGTGGCGATTCAAAACAGTGCGTACTACTTGCCAGAAGTCAGCAACACATTCCACGGTAGAGATATTTTCGCGCCTGTTGCGGCACATCTATCGCTCGGTGTGCCGCTTGGTGACATCGGTCCACCGGTGCAAACCCTCGTTCAATTACCCATTCAAGTGCCTGAACTCTCCGGTAATATACTGACAGGGCAAATTGTTAAAATTGACAGATTCGGGAATGCCATAACAAATATATCGGAAACCGCAATTGCTCGTTTAGAAGATGCGTCTATCGGAGAGATACCTGTTTATGAAATTAGAGTTGGCGGTGTGAGACTGAATCGACTGAACTGTGCTTACGCTGAATCTGGCATCGGTAAACCGCTGGCAATCATCGGAAGTTATGGGTTGTTGGAAATTGCTATCAATGGTGGAAACGCCAAAGAAGGTTTAGGAATAAAGTGGGGTGACCCCGTGGTAATGCAGCGGTTTGATTGAATATATAAGCCCAAGCGGGTTAGAATAAAATAGAATTAGATCCATAAAGGGGGATAGAAGGGAATTGAAACAGATTACATTAACTGGAATCAAACCAACAGGACAGCCGCACATCGGAAACTATCTCGGCATGATCAAACCGGCACTGGAGCTCGCGAAGGATTTTCAAGCCCTGTACTTTATAGCCGATTATCACGCACTCACGACCGTAAGGGATAGGAAGGAGTTGAGGCATCTAACTTATCAAGCCACTGCGACGTGGTTAGCGTTGGGATTAAACCCTGATGAGGTAATTTTCTACCGGCAGTCGGACATTCCAGAAGTGTTCGAATTGTCTTGGGTGTTGTCCTGTTTTACAACAAAGGGCTTGCTCAACCGCGCACACGCTTATAAAGCGATCGTTGATGACAATGTTGCCGAGGGGCGTGAAGAGGATAAGAACATTAACGCAGGGCTCTTCACCTATCCAGTTTTGATGGCAGCAGACATTCTGCTGTTCGGAACACACGTTGTGCCGGTCGGACTTGACCAGCAGCAACACCTCGAAATTACACGCGATGTTGCCTTGACGTTCAACAAAAATTACGGCAACGTCTTAACGATTCCGGAAGCCGTCATTCGGAAAGAGGTGATGACGATTCCTGGAATCGACGGTAGAAAGATGAGCAAAAGTTATAACAACGTCATCCCGATCTTCGCGCCTCCTAACCAAGTGCGTAAACCCGTCATGCACATTGTAACCGATTCCAAGCGTCCAGAAGATCCGAAAGACCCGGACGAATGTAGTATCTTTGCGATCTACCGTCATCTCGCTGATGCGGATGCTGTTGCAGCGAAGCGACAACTTTATCTCGACGGTGGACTCGCCTACGGTGAGATGAAAAAAGAGTTGTTCGCGTTGCTGGAGGCTACCTTTTCCGAACAACGCGATCGGTATAATACCTTCATGGAAGCCCCGGATGAGTTGGATAAAATACTCGAAAAAGGGGGAGAAAAAGCACGCGATATCGCGGGACCCATTCTGGCGAAGGTTCGCAAGGCGGTTGGCGTGAGCGTTTGAATTCAGTCATACGGAACGGGTTATGGGAAAGTCTATAATCTCGATTCGCACGGTTGCTAACGTATTCCATCGCCCGCTGAAAACAATTGTTCAAGAGACAGAATTAATTTTGTTTGCTAATTGTTGGGCATGTCTGCTACAATGGCAAAATAGCGTTGCTATAAAAAAAACTTGCATTTTAATGCAAAATATGTCAAAATATATTTAACTCCTATTTCTACCTTGCGCGGAACATCAGGCAATCAACATGCGCCGATAGTTTGGCAGACAGTGGAGTAATGCCACGAAACAGTCCGCGTTGCGGCGCGGCAAATCTCTAAAGAAAGTGAGAGGATTCAAATGAAATTTAACGCTTTAACATTTATCCTGTTTAGTTTAGGGCTGATAGCGATCAGTCTCGTTACGGTGAACAGTAGTAGTGCTGCAATTGACCCGAGCAGTGTTGTCGGTATTTGGCTGTTTGACGAAGCGGGTGGAAGCACAGCAATGGATGCCTCAGGAAACAATAATCATGGAACGATTGTCAACGCACCTATATGGGTGGACGGACGATTCGGTAGTGCTTTAGCATTTGATGGCAGCTGTGTCAACACAAACAAAAAACTCCTCAACGGCGTGCGTGAATTCACAGTCGTTGCGTGGGTGAAACCGGGGAATATCACAGAGAATCGTATCGGATTGATAGGACAGAACGATTCACCGGAATTCGGTTTTATTAACCCTGGTACCGTTGCGTTGTGGACACCAACTGCCGGTAGTAATAATCACCCATACGAACACCCACCCGGTGAGTGGCATCATGTCGCCGCTGTAGCTTCCGGAGAATTCACAAAAGTTTACATTGATGGCACTGCGACGACGGTCAACGGAAATTGGCCCAATCACGGCAGATCCGATTTCAATGTGAACATCGGCGGATGTGGCGTTTGGGACGGTACTGGCAACTGGTTCACAGGGGCAATGGACGAAGTCGGTCTCTTCCACGCACCTTTGACGGATGCCGATATTGCTGATATTATGAATAATGGCTTGACTGCCTTAGGAGTTGCGGTGGAACCCGCTGGGAAAATCGCAGTAACTTGGGGCATCCTCAAGCAGAAAGAATACTAAGCAATTTTAAGCACAGGACGGGTTGACGGAGCGGCTCTCACCGCCGTATCCGCAACCTGTCCTATGTCCCTTTAACCGATAAACCCCAGCCCGAGACTCGTTTAAAGAAAACAAATCCCAAAGCTGGGGCAAAATTTATCAGCGCAACGGGACGCAAAAACTGTTGCCATCCCATCGCGGTATTTTCAATCCGACTCCAACTGCCTAAGCAGATAGAGTCACACTGAAACGTTTACAAAACAGACTACATGTTCCTGTCCGCGTCGTCATACCGACGGGGCTCGCGGCGTTGTTCGCGCGGGCGCGCCGGGTTGACTTTCAGCGGACGTCCCATCATCTCTTGGCCATCCAATGCTTCTATCGCTCGCTCGCCGTCCTCTTGGTTTTCCATCTCAACGAAGCCAAACCCTTTGGAGCGACCATCGTACCGGTCACGAATAATCGTAGCCGTTCCAACCTGACCATACTCTCCAAAGAGTTCTTCGAGGTCGGTTTCCGTGGCCGCATAAGGCACGTTGCCAACGTAGATATTCATCTCGTTTCTCCTTTTAGAAATTATATGTCCCCTAACCAAGCATCACGAAGAGAATCGGCACATTCACGCGAACCGTGCCTCTCAAAAAACCGGTATAGGGAATAGAAATACGGGAAAATGAGAAAACTGAGCACTGTCAGCATTTTCAAAGGCAGAAATTTGGCAGCAAGCGTAGGCGGACATTGCACGCAATGCCCAAAATGCAAAGATTGGCAAAAATTAACTCTCATCAATCTCTCTTTGGAAGCCTTGTCACACTTTACAATGAGCATGTTTCGGTTCCAAACCGTAAAACTGTCAAAACACTACTCGTAACTTTGCCAGCGGACATTATCCACATTTCCCTTAGATTTACATTAAATTATATCACAATTTATATGACTTGTCAATATTAATTTCATTTGTTGAATAATTTTATTTCTTTTCTGACACAAAACCCCTGAATTTATTCGGCGGTCTATCACTTCGCGGTCATCCAATTATCGCCGATGCCTGCCTCTGTCCGGAGGGGTACCCGAAGCGACATTGCGTTCTCCATCTCTTCACAGACAATTGCGGCATGCTCCGCCGCGAGTGCCTCCGGTGTCTCAAGCACCAACTCATCATGAATCTGTAGAAGCATTTTCAACGGAAGTTTGTCCTTATCAATACGATGCTGGACCTGAACCATTGCTGCCTTCATTAAATCTGCAGCAGAACCTTGCACCACAGTATTGATTGCAAGTCGCTCCCCGAGGTTTCGCCGACTCCGGTTGGTAGCATAGATTTCAGGTATGGCACGGCGTCTGCCGGTGAGTGTGCTAACATACCCATGATCCGATGCCTGCTGGATGCACTGCTGTAGAAAACGATCTATCCCCGGAAAGCGCGTTTTGTAATCATCAATAAGGGCTGCCGCCTCTTTCACACGCATCCCCTTAATCCGACGTGAGAGACCTGTTGGCGAAACCCCATAAATGATACCAAAATTGATGGTCTTCGCCTTGTCACGAAGTTCACGCGTAACCGAGGCAGCCGGTACCTCAAAGACCTGCACAGCAACCGTTGTATGGATGTCTAAATCTTGGGTAAAGGTCTCGATTAAACTTTCATCTTCACTAAAGTGTGCGAGGATGCGAAGTTCGATCTGTGAATAATCTGCACAGATTAACTTATGCGCTTCTGGTGCCGTAAAAGCGCGCCGTAACTGTCTACCAATCTCAGTTCGGACAGGAATGTTCTGCAAATTCGGGTGGTCAGACTTCAAACGTCCTGTCGCTGTTGTTAACTGATAGAGGTGTGTGTGAATGCGCTGTGTTTTGGGGTCAACTGCATTCTGGAGTTGCGCCAGATACGTGCTCTGTAACTTACGGAATTGGCGGTACTCAATTATTAAACGCGGCACGCTGGTCTTCGGATCGTTGATATCCTCCCTCAGCGAGAGTGCCTCTAACACAGTCACATCAGTGGAGATTTTGCCACCCCGTGTCCGTTTCACAGGTTTGAAACCGAGTTCATCAAACAGGACTTGCGCCAGTTGTCTCGGTGAATCAATATTGCACGGATACCCAACGATTTCGTGAATCTCCTTTTGCCGAGAATCAACGAGTTCGCTAATCACAACGCTTTGACGTTTGAGTTCCTCCTTATTGCAAACAATACCGTTATACTCCATTTCAGCGAGAATAGGCGCGAGGGGTGACTCTATATCACGCGCTAACGCTGTGATCCCCATCTCATCAAGTTGAGGCGTAAGGAAATGATAAAGTCGGAGGGTAATGTCAGCATCCTCTGCTGCGTAAATTGTGGCTTGTTCCAATGGCACTGCATCAATCGTTTTCTGGCGACCTGCTTCTGCTTCAAACAGTTCACCTAAGTCTGTCGCTGCGTCAGTGGGTGTCGCATCGCCTGAATCCGTCGTGAGTTCCTCAAACGAGATCATCTTGTGCTCTAAATGGAGCAACGCCAGTGTATCAAGGTTGTGGGAGGGGGTCCGCGCATCAACTAATTGACTTGCGAGCAGCGTATCGAAAACAGCACCTTGGAGTTTCACACCGTTCCTGATAAGAATGCCGGCATCAAACTTCAGATTATGTCCACATTTCGGTAACGCCGGATTCTCCAAAATCGGTTTAAGTGCAGAAAGCACGGTGTCTGTATCCAAATGACTTTCAGGTTGCGGTGAGCGAACGGGGACGTAAACGCCATGCTTCGGTTTCCATGAGAAACTTAACCCGCACAGTATCGCGTCGCGTTCCAAGCCATCCGTTTCGGTATCAAAACTGATAATCTCCTGTGACGATAGCGTATCAACGAGAGCTTCCAGTTGCTCAAGCGTAACGATCGCCGAATAGTCCCCTGTTTCAGCGGTGTCGTAGTTGCCTTTGTCCAAAATGGCATCTGTTTTCTGCGCTAACGCCGCAACCCGTTCCTTGCGTGTCGTTGGTGTAGGCGTAACAGCGGACGTAGAATCACCACCCGCAATCTCCCTCACAACCTGCTCGTAGCGTTTGAGTTCTAACTCTTGGAAGAGTGGGAGGATCTTCTGGAGGTCAAGCGGTTTGACCCTTGCTTGCTCTATGGAGAAGTCCGAAGTGGCATCTCGTTTCAAGGTGACAAGCTCTCGTGAAAGATTGAGTTGTGAACGTGCCTTCTCCAAATTTTCGCGACGTTTCCCTTTAATCTCATCAATGTTCTCAAAAATGCCTTCAATGGAGCCGTACTGCTGAATCAATTGCGCTGCGGTTTTCAAGCCGACTTTCTCAACGCCTGGGACATTGTCTGAAGTATCTCCCATTAAGGCAAGCGTATCAACAACCTGGGACGGTTTTATGCCTTTCATTTCCCACAGCGACCGCTCATCGATAATCTTATCGTTATGGAGGTCAAGCATTGTAACCCGGTCGTTGATTAACAACTGTTCAAGGTCTTTGTCTTTAGAAATAATACTGATATTAACATCACGTGCTTCTGGATCGTCAAGGATTGCCTGTGTGACAGAGGCGATGATGTCGTCTGCTTCCAACTCAGGTTTACCGAGTGTCAAGATACCAAATGCCTCAAGCAACTCCAGAATGCGATGAATCTGTGTCACCAGATCATCAGGGGCTGGAGAACGATTCGCCTTGTATTCCGAATAAAGTTCATTGCGAAACGTGTTCCCTGGTGTATCAATCGCAGCGACGACATATTTTGCCTGAAGTTGCGTCAGAATCCTAATAAGTGTGCCAGCGAACCCGAACACAGCATGGGTCGCCTCGCCGGTGATGCTGCTCGTCAACCCGCTACGAATCGCATAATAAGCCCGAAATATTTCTGCGTGTGTATCAATAATATAGACGGTATCTTTCTGTTCGTTTTGCATTATTCCTATGCCTGCCTCCTAATCGGGGAAATGCCATTGACGCAAGGAGTCTGATGCTGACAAACCCGCCTCTTGCCCGAGCGCGAACGCCGTCGCGATCAGGTTCCGCTCGCCAGATATGATGTCACCCGCCGCAAAGAGTCCGGGGATCGGCTCTCCACTGCTGTCCAACATCTGCATATCCTCGTTTGCGACAATCAATCCTTCCTCATCCTTTTGGTAATCCCATCCCTCAAGAAACTTTGTGTTCGGGATGAGCCCTTCATCGACGAGGAAACCGTGGAAAAACAATTCGCTCCCATCAATCATCTCAAATCCCAAGAGGTTCGTTTTTTCGCCAATGTGCCGTTTTATTTTTGTTTCAATGATATTAATTTTACGTGCTTTCACCTGCTCCAACACAGAGGACGACATACCGTGGGGTCTACCGTTTGTTAGAATTGTAATTTTATCCGTAAAATCTTGCGCCCCAATCGCTGCCTCATAGATATAGTCTCCAACACCGAGGAGTGCGAGATGCTCGTTGACATGTAAGTGTCCATCACAACGGATACAGACGTGCCACCCTTTCCGATTGCCTGCATAGCGAAATACCGTCGCATACTGTTTATATAAACGCTCAGCATCGGGGTCAAATTCAATGTCGGGCCACTTATCATCAAATCCAGCGGCAACGACGACGGTGCGAGCTTTAAAGAATTCCATCTCCAGTAGTGTATTTTGTTTAATCGTTTTTGTGGAGGCTTCGAGTTCAAATAGGTCGCCGTTTCGTGTAAGTCTCGCAACCATGCCATCGCGTATATCAATGCCTGTCTTACGTTTCTCTGAACCCAGCATAAAATCGACGACAGGGCGGCTCTCCATCCATTTCATGAGTTCTTTCGCAAAGTGAGGTCCAATGATACCGGGAAAGACCGGCGCATCTTCAATTTCTACGGACTTTGACCAGTAAGCGCGACCCCGACTAAAACTCACCTTTCCTGAGTGCAGCACCAAAACATGCCGCATTTGATGGCTCGCTGAAACCGCCGCTTGCGCACCAGCAGGTCCCGCGCCAATCACCGCAACGTCGTAAATCGTTTCTTGCATGATTTTTTCCTTTTTTCTAATTTTTCTTACGGTTAAACAACGATCGTTGTATCCATAAGGTAAAATTAAAAACCGTACTTTTTCCACTTTTCATCGACTAACGCAATCACCTCATCAGACATTTGGATCTCCTGGGGCCACTCGCGTTGATAACCTTCCTCCGCCCATTTCGTTGTCGCATCGATACCCATCTTCGATCCCGCACCCATGAGCGGTGCCGCATGGTCCAGCACATCAACAGGACCTTCGACAATCGTTACATCCCTTTTCGGATCGACGTTGCTACCGACATAGAAAAGCACCTCTTCGAGATTCTGAACGTCTACCTCTTTATCAACAACGATGATAATTTTGCTGAACATTAACTGCCCGAGTCCCCACAGGCTGTGCATAATCTTCTTTGCCTGATACGGGTAGCGTTTGTCGATAGAGATCAGCGCAAAATTGTGGAATACACCGAACAACGGTAGATTCATATCGACGAGTTCTGGCAGCTGCGTTTTAATCAACGGCATGAAGATCCGTTCAGTTGCCTTACCCATGTAGCAATCCTCCATCGGCGGTTTACCGACGATGATTGTCTGATAGATAGGATTTTTTCGATGCGTAATCGCTGTGATGTGAAGAAGTGGGTACTCATCTGCCAAGGAATAAAACCCAGTATGGTCACCGAAGGGTCCCTCTATACAGGTTTCGTTTGGCTCAATGTATCCTTCAATCACGATGTCCGCATCTGCAGGCACGAGCATATCAATCGTCTTGGCAGGCACC
Encoded proteins:
- a CDS encoding NAD(P)/FAD-dependent oxidoreductase: MQETIYDVAVIGAGPAGAQAAVSASHQMRHVLVLHSGKVSFSRGRAYWSKSVEIEDAPVFPGIIGPHFAKELMKWMESRPVVDFMLGSEKRKTGIDIRDGMVARLTRNGDLFELEASTKTIKQNTLLEMEFFKARTVVVAAGFDDKWPDIEFDPDAERLYKQYATVFRYAGNRKGWHVCIRCDGHLHVNEHLALLGVGDYIYEAAIGAQDFTDKITILTNGRPHGMSSSVLEQVKARKINIIETKIKRHIGEKTNLLGFEMIDGSELFFHGFLVDEGLIPNTKFLEGWDYQKDEEGLIVANEDMQMLDSSGEPIPGLFAAGDIISGERNLIATAFALGQEAGLSASDSLRQWHFPD